The following are from one region of the Acidobacteriota bacterium genome:
- the ric gene encoding iron-sulfur cluster repair di-iron protein, with product MTLTATKTVREYAIETPQTIRVFEKLGIDYCCGGNRPLTEACAASNLRVEDVLQSLEAALAEPVKPAERELRAGSLGELIAHIVQTHHTYVRREIPEIERLLEKVHSKHGANHPELGKIRSVFHGLGQELSMHLMKEESVLFPYIERMEEAVLQHEPILPPPFGTVGNPVRMMEQEHDSAGGALKTMREVSQDYNPPSDACTSFRALYTALQNFEQDLHQHIHLENNVLFPRALAMESSKSVPESVAVN from the coding sequence ATGACTTTGACTGCCACCAAGACCGTTCGTGAGTATGCGATCGAGACACCCCAAACCATCCGCGTGTTTGAAAAGCTTGGGATTGACTACTGCTGTGGAGGGAATCGTCCGCTGACCGAAGCGTGTGCCGCCTCCAACTTGCGCGTTGAAGACGTACTGCAATCGCTGGAGGCAGCGTTAGCGGAGCCGGTTAAGCCAGCGGAGCGCGAACTGCGGGCGGGTTCGCTCGGCGAGTTGATCGCGCACATCGTGCAGACTCACCACACCTACGTACGGCGCGAAATTCCGGAAATCGAGCGTTTGCTGGAGAAAGTACACAGCAAGCACGGCGCAAATCATCCGGAACTGGGGAAGATCCGCAGTGTCTTTCACGGGCTGGGTCAAGAACTTTCCATGCACCTGATGAAAGAAGAATCCGTGCTATTTCCCTATATCGAGCGGATGGAAGAAGCGGTGTTGCAGCACGAACCAATCTTGCCGCCGCCGTTCGGAACGGTAGGCAATCCCGTACGGATGATGGAACAGGAACATGACAGCGCCGGGGGCGCGCTGAAGACAATGCGCGAAGTCAGTCAGGACTACAACCCTCCGTCCGATGCTTGCACGAGTTTCCGGGCGCTCTACACTGCGCTGCAGAACTTCGAGCAGGATCTCCATCAGCACATTCACCTGGAAAATAATGTATTGTTTCCACGCGCACTGGCGATGGAGAGCAGCAAGAGCGTTCCTGAAAGTGTGGCAGTGAATTGA
- a CDS encoding nitric-oxide reductase large subunit, which yields MNYKKLWVALTIVMVVSFSVLGGVGIKLIRSAPPIPAQVVGDGGRVIFSGETIRDGQNVWQSIGGQELGSVWGHGAYVAPDWTADWLHRECVFILDRWAKDAGAASYAALAPEAQAGLRERLQSTMRRNTYDPQTDQITVDPGQAEAIGVLTAYYGDIFLNGHDAYAIPRGALKDPEKIRQLGAFFWWTAWAATTNRPGTNVSYTQNWPHEPLVDNVPTGNAVVWSVISFVLLLGGIGGMVWYFGSQEREVAHDLLQDKDPLLGMNPTPSQRATVKYFFVVAALWVVQVALGALTAHYGVEGSGFYGIPLDRWLPYSITRTWHLQIGIFWIATSWLATGLYVAPAVSGAEPKGQRLGVNLLFGAVLLVVVGSLAGEWLGIQQRLGNLWFWFGAQGYEYVDLGRFWQILLFVGLLFWLWLMWRGLALALRKRDNAYSLLLLFLISAIAIPLFYAAGLMYGQRSHLVTAEYWRWWVVHLWVEGFFEVFATVVIAFLLTRLKLLSLQTATRATLFSTVVYLSGGIIGTFHHLYFAGAPNIVLALGAVFSAFEVVPLVLIGFEAWENIRLARSRQQQVWVAAYKWPIYFFVAVAFWNFVGAGLFGFFINPPIALYYMQGLNTTAVHAHTALFGVYGMLGLGLMLFCLRALRPGKAWKNGPLAFAFWSINIGLALMVLISVLPIGLMQAWASVEYGTWYARSSEFMQTSLMTRLRWSRMFGDSIFAIGALVLGWFVLGLWTGHSYDEHGGEVAEGDWEVRPLASPRSSTAD from the coding sequence ATGAACTACAAGAAACTCTGGGTTGCTCTGACGATCGTAATGGTCGTGTCATTTTCGGTGTTGGGTGGGGTTGGCATAAAGCTGATTCGAAGCGCGCCGCCGATTCCCGCGCAGGTCGTCGGCGACGGCGGCCGCGTAATTTTTAGCGGGGAAACGATCCGCGATGGCCAGAATGTATGGCAGTCAATCGGCGGACAGGAACTGGGCAGCGTTTGGGGGCACGGCGCATACGTTGCTCCCGACTGGACAGCGGATTGGCTGCATCGGGAGTGTGTGTTCATTCTGGATCGCTGGGCGAAGGATGCAGGCGCAGCTTCTTACGCGGCGCTCGCTCCCGAGGCGCAGGCCGGGCTGCGCGAGCGGCTGCAGTCAACCATGCGCCGCAATACTTACGATCCGCAAACTGACCAGATCACAGTTGATCCTGGACAGGCGGAAGCGATCGGCGTGTTGACCGCGTACTACGGAGATATCTTCTTGAACGGACATGACGCGTATGCGATTCCGCGCGGCGCGCTCAAGGATCCCGAAAAAATCCGTCAGCTCGGGGCGTTCTTCTGGTGGACGGCTTGGGCAGCTACCACGAACCGGCCCGGAACCAATGTGAGCTATACGCAGAACTGGCCGCACGAGCCGTTGGTTGACAATGTGCCGACTGGCAATGCGGTGGTGTGGAGTGTGATCAGCTTCGTCCTGCTCCTAGGCGGTATCGGGGGCATGGTGTGGTACTTCGGTTCGCAGGAACGGGAGGTTGCTCACGACCTGCTGCAAGACAAGGACCCGTTGCTGGGAATGAACCCGACGCCTTCACAGCGAGCCACGGTGAAATATTTCTTTGTTGTGGCCGCGCTGTGGGTTGTTCAGGTGGCGCTCGGCGCACTTACGGCGCACTACGGAGTCGAAGGGTCGGGCTTCTATGGCATTCCGCTCGATCGCTGGCTGCCGTACAGCATCACGCGCACGTGGCATCTGCAAATCGGGATTTTCTGGATCGCGACGTCGTGGCTTGCTACCGGCTTGTATGTTGCGCCGGCGGTGAGCGGAGCCGAACCCAAGGGGCAGCGGCTGGGAGTGAATCTGCTCTTTGGCGCGGTGCTGCTGGTGGTCGTCGGATCGCTGGCTGGCGAGTGGCTGGGCATTCAGCAGAGACTCGGCAACCTGTGGTTCTGGTTCGGAGCGCAGGGTTACGAGTATGTGGATCTCGGCCGGTTCTGGCAGATCCTGCTCTTTGTCGGACTGCTGTTCTGGTTATGGCTGATGTGGAGAGGCCTGGCTCTGGCACTGCGCAAGCGTGACAATGCCTATTCGCTGCTGCTGCTCTTCTTGATTTCCGCGATTGCGATTCCATTGTTCTACGCGGCCGGCTTGATGTATGGACAACGCTCTCACCTGGTCACGGCAGAATACTGGCGCTGGTGGGTCGTCCACCTCTGGGTGGAAGGATTCTTCGAAGTGTTTGCCACGGTGGTCATCGCATTTCTGCTGACGAGGTTGAAGCTGCTCTCGTTACAGACTGCGACTCGCGCCACACTTTTTTCCACCGTCGTCTATTTGTCGGGTGGAATCATCGGAACTTTCCATCATCTTTACTTTGCGGGCGCTCCGAATATCGTGCTGGCACTGGGTGCGGTCTTCAGCGCGTTTGAAGTTGTGCCGCTGGTACTGATCGGCTTTGAGGCCTGGGAGAATATCCGCCTGGCTCGTTCCCGTCAGCAACAGGTCTGGGTGGCTGCCTACAAGTGGCCGATCTATTTCTTTGTGGCGGTCGCCTTCTGGAACTTCGTGGGTGCGGGGCTGTTCGGCTTCTTCATCAATCCGCCGATTGCCCTCTACTACATGCAGGGACTGAACACGACGGCTGTCCACGCACACACGGCGCTCTTCGGGGTGTACGGAATGCTGGGGCTCGGTCTGATGTTGTTTTGCCTGCGCGCTTTGCGTCCGGGGAAAGCCTGGAAAAATGGCCCTCTGGCGTTTGCGTTCTGGTCGATCAACATTGGTCTCGCGCTGATGGTTTTGATCAGCGTGCTGCCGATCGGGCTCATGCAAGCGTGGGCCTCGGTCGAGTACGGGACATGGTATGCGCGTTCGTCCGAA